The nucleotide window AGGCTCCGTGTTGCCATGAAAACGGATTTTCCAAGGGGCCCGACCCTCCCCCTCAGGGGCATCGGACTGGAAAAACCGAAATGGCCAGAGAGCAGAGACAAAAAGGGGCCGCTAAGCGGGGGCCTGGAGCGAGAGAGCGGAGGCCGGTTcaccccctccgccccccacaCACTCTCCGCACCACCGCATGTGAGCGCCTCCGCCCGGCCCAGGCAGCAGGCGGCTGACTGCTCGCCTTCACTCAAGCCCGCGGAGAGCGTCACAACCCCAGTGCGCTCCGCGGTTCTGAAGCCTGTCTCCCGTGCCCGGGTCCCTCATCCAGGCTCCATCCTGGGCGCGCAGGCCCGCGGCTTCCCGGCAGAGGGTCCTGCTGGGACAGCGGTCGATTCCAGGGAGGGCTTCTCGGAGCCTCCGTCGCGCCCTGAGTCCCCAAGCTCGCCGGGGTAACTGGCGATGCCCTGTGTCCCTATCGCTGGCAGCAGAAGCGGTCGGAGGACCTCCGCGCAGACGGCTGGATGCTTTGCAGGGTGGCCCCGGTACCAGGCACCGCTCGGTCCTGATGGGGCTGCAAAGTGGCTTTCTGAACCCCGAGGGcgcccctctgccccctccccccaatcctGCTCgcgcgccccctcccccctccgTCACTTCCTCGAGTTTCGTTCTTTCAAACTTTTTGAGACAATAATTGGTGGTCTCTGAGCGGCTCTCTGGGACTCCCGCCTCCTGAATAACTCTCGTCACGTCACCGGGCCCAAGAGGGGCGTGGGGGTGAACGAAAGGGCTCCccgaactttttttttccactggggCCGCACGGGGACTCCGTGATGATTGGCCAGGGCGCATCACTGTGAGCCTGTCAATCACCGGGCCTCCCGGTGGCGAGGGGCGGACCGAGTCCCAACCCCGGGGGATCGGAGCAGGTATATATAAGGGAGCCGGCGAGCGCCCGGCCAGACTGCGAATGCGGCCAGCTCGAGACAACGCATCAGGTGCGAGTAGCCTGCGGGTTCCTGCCGACTTGGCGCGGAGCACTTTGGCAAGCCTGCCCTTCCCGCCTGACTCGCCGGCCCACCGGCCCCCGAGCACCCCTCCGACGGAGTCCCCGGGCCTTTTCACCGTGGCCGCTCCAGCTCCGGGAGCGCCTTCTCCTCCCGCCACTCTGGCGCACCTACTTCCCGCCCCGGCCATGTACAGCCTGCTGGAGACCGAGCTCAAGAACCCGGTGGGGCCACCCACCCCTGCGGCGGGCGCAGGTGGCCCCGCAGCCCCCGGCGGCGCAGGCAAGAGCAGCGCGAACGCAGGCAGCGGCGCGAACGcaggcggcggcagcggcgggggCTCgagtggcgggggcgggggcggcgacCAGGACCGCGTGAAGAGGCCCATGAACGCCTTCATGGTGTGGTCCCGCGGACAGCGGCGCAAGATGGCCCTGGAGAACCCCAAGATGCACAACTCCGAGATCAGCAAGCGCCTGGGCGCCGACTGGAAACTGCTGACCGACGCCGAGAAGCGGCCGTTCATCGACGAGGCCAAGCGACTGCGCGCCGTACACATGAAAGAGTACCCGGACTACAAGTACCGGCCGCGCCGCAAGACCAAGACGCTGCTCAAGAAGGACAAGTACTCCCTGCCCGGAGGCCTGCTGCCCCCcggcgcggccgccgccgccgccgccgccgccgcggccgccgccgccagcAGCCCGGTGGGCGTGGGCCAGCGCCTGGACACGTACACACACGTGAACGGCTGGGCCAACGGCGCATACTCGCTGGTGCAGGAGCAGCTGGGCTACGCGCAGCCCGCGACCATGAGcagcccgccgccgccgcccgcgctgCCGCAGATGCACCGCTACGACATGGCCGGCCTGCAGTACAGCCCCATGATGCCGCCCGGCGCCCAGAGCTACATGaacgccgccgcagccgccgccgccgcctcgggcTACGGGGGCATGGCGccctcggccgccgccgccgcagccgccgcctaCGGGCAGCAgcccgccaccgccgccgccgcggccgccgccgccgccgccatgaGCCTGGGCCCCATGGGCACGGTGGTGAAGACCGAACCCAGCTCGCCGCCGCCCGCCATCACATCGCACTCGCAGCGCGCGTGCCTCGGCGACCTGCGCGACATGATCAGCATGTACCTGCCACCCGGCGGGGACGCGGCCGACGCCGCCTCGCCGCTGCCCGGCGGCCGCCTGCACAGCGTACACCAGCACTACCAGGGCGCTGGGACTGCCGTCAACGGCACGGTGCCGCTGACCCACATCTGAGCGCCTGCCTGCGCGCGCCGCCCCTCCGCCCCCATCCCGCCCCGCACCCCCAAGTTGGGACGCCTTGTTGTTTAGCTTTGCTTGCCTGGGACTGTTGCCTTGTACCGATGATGGGGAGGACAGAAAGTTTTGCTGTAGCTGTCGGGTTTTGTACGAAAGCGAAAAGAAGTCCGGAGCAGCGGAAATGGGACTTTCTAGAGCTCGCCTGCTCCTCGccgctgcccctccctccccttttgtAGACTGGGAATCGCTGTGATGTTTGCAGAGAAAAAgcagcccccctcctcctcctcctcctcctcctcctcctgggttCCTGGGTTTTTCTGTTGCATTTGAAAATGTTGTCTCGTTAGTTGTCTGTTAGCCAAGGAGTGAGTGAATAAGAGAAACGTGCTCTCTCGGGGAGGCTGGCCTGAGAACGGCAACGCCTCCTCCCCTCGTCGCGTTGCATCGGTTTTCCTCGTGGGTTTTTGGGGGGGCTGACCGCGCGGAATGGCGCGGCAGCTCAGGCCAATGTTAATTTATAGCCAGGTGTGCGTGTGTCTCCCGCCTCGCCGCCCCTGGCCGGGGGACAGCTTCTGTCCAGTCCGCATTTAGGCTGTTGAGTTCGTGATTTCTGCCGTGATCTGTTTGATATTTCGTCGCGCTAATGTATTCGGATTTCGTttgggtggtggggaaggggctaTTTTGTTTCAGGTTTTCCAAGGTTTTACTCTTAATTCCTAAATGAGAGATCAATAAATTTTATAACCAACGTAATGGAGTCCTGATAATTTTGCGGGCCTGAAACTCTCCGCGGGTCGGGGAGGGAACCATCACTCGGTATTAAGAGTCATGGTCCCGTcctgcaggggcaggggtgggggcagcgagCGTGATCCGAGAGGGTTTCTGACTCCTGGTCATCCAAAAGACTCCAGCTCCCGATCCTTGCTACGGAAACTCCAAGGAGCAGGCGGTTGGTCTTCCGGGAGCGTGTGCGGGAGCCGGCACCCGCTCGCTGAGCCGAACACCCCGCGGCCATGCACTTGTTGATAGCGGGCAGCGCCCGCTGAAGGAGTGTCTGCCGCGGCAGCCACGCGGGGCGGGGAGTGGCTGCCCGCGGCCGCGGAAACCGGCCAGAAGTAGGGGGCACGTTTACCTTTGTGCACTGGGGCGGGAAGACATTTGAGCCGagcagaaatatttacaaaacgaAAATCCTTCGGAAATCTCAATtatcctattaaaaataaatggttacaGGGATCCCGAGCAGGAAGTAAGTGCATTTCAACCGTGGTGGCTGGAGCGGCAGGAGCTTCAACACTAGAACGCTGGGTTTTTAAAAGTGCACCTCACACTTGAAAAGATCTCTAAAACTCCTccactggctttttctttttgacttgtCAACCCAGACCACCTATTTGTTTTCCAGAAGAAGCTCTCTCTCATCCCAAACCTCCAGCCCGCTttctactcctccccaccccccttggCTTCCCCCCAATCCCTGACCCTTAGGAATTCCACCGTGCCCCCCGAAAGGCCTTTCGTTTCGCGCCCGGCCACACCGCCCCAGTGTATCTGTTTGGGGcctaggaagaaaacaaataaaaccagtgTTTTTTTACCCCCTCCTCAGCTGTTTGAGGTGATTTCCTTAATCCCTTTAATCCTGTTACCTCGCTATCCCAGAATAACTAAACTCGGTCTTTCCAATAAGCTTGGCCTGGTGCACCGTTCTTATCCTCATCCACTCTTGATCACAGGTTTCTTTGCTTGAGGTCTGCCGGGACTCTGGGCGACAGACTCTCCCATAAATTGGTCCGAATTCCACATTTCCAACCGGCTTTCTTTGTGCGGGCCAGCCATTCACCTGCGGGCCTGGGCGGGcctcagggggaggggcggaggctTTCTACCGCTTCGGGGGTCGTGCCCGCTTTTTACACATCACTGCGGATCCTGGAGACTAAGCTCACCACGCCTCTCCAAGAAAGGTCGGGTCTTCCAGAGAAGGCAGCGCCACCCCTCCCCCGCAGACGGGGGCACtgtctccgcccccccccccccccccccaacccaacgCGCCCCGCCCGGTACTTTGCAGCTCGAGCTGGGAAGGCAACCGGCGGTGATGCACAGACCCCCGCGCTgtgccctccaccccacccatTGCTCCTCCCGGGCCTGCCGCGTCCGGGACAGGGTTCGGGCGAGGTCTCCGTTCCACACCCTTCCAGTCTCCATTCCGGGGTCACAGACCCCGAGCCCCTCCTGGCTGGTGGGTGCTGCAACTCTTGCCGCTGGGATGGTAGCAAACCCACAGGCTGCCCGGGCGGGGAGCCCTCACTACTGCCCTTcaaccccccacccgccccgccacacacacacacacacacacacacacacacacacacacaccgtcgCCCCGGTGCTCCAACGTCCCCCAGGGCCGTCCCTCTCTTGTCATCTCCACCCCCCTATTCATATCTTTCGCAGTGTTTGGGCCTCA belongs to Lutra lutra chromosome X, mLutLut1.2, whole genome shotgun sequence and includes:
- the SOX3 gene encoding transcription factor SOX-3, with protein sequence MRPARDNASGASSLRVPADLARSTLASLPFPPDSPAHRPPSTPPTESPGLFTVAAPAPGAPSPPATLAHLLPAPAMYSLLETELKNPVGPPTPAAGAGGPAAPGGAGKSSANAGSGANAGGGSGGGSSGGGGGGDQDRVKRPMNAFMVWSRGQRRKMALENPKMHNSEISKRLGADWKLLTDAEKRPFIDEAKRLRAVHMKEYPDYKYRPRRKTKTLLKKDKYSLPGGLLPPGAAAAAAAAAAAAAASSPVGVGQRLDTYTHVNGWANGAYSLVQEQLGYAQPATMSSPPPPPALPQMHRYDMAGLQYSPMMPPGAQSYMNAAAAAAAASGYGGMAPSAAAAAAAAYGQQPATAAAAAAAAAAMSLGPMGTVVKTEPSSPPPAITSHSQRACLGDLRDMISMYLPPGGDAADAASPLPGGRLHSVHQHYQGAGTAVNGTVPLTHI